The Sphingomonas sinipercae genome contains a region encoding:
- a CDS encoding putative bifunctional diguanylate cyclase/phosphodiesterase, which translates to MQPAFQRFREPTRARPAGPNANAHPAAGDDEALLSALPIAAGIFSLRGEKLWIHGVNDRFFKLAGCAGAPERFVSIFRHYAAGPGGDFIRNYLKSGGDACDEMEFDDGDGPRRRFMKMKLAPLRSLNCDEPRCLISVVDRTVEVQAEHALRAEMVRDSLTGLANRLGFTETIEKVVDASVKDAEHAVLVVDLLRFSRINESMGSIAGDELLITFARRLMSALRGGDVLARTGGNEFGILVALGRGAEDALAAADRIQQVMSAPFTISDLEIQVECAIGLALIHAGDDAEDLFRNAQFAVKQAKQSGRPQIYEPKEASLARRRFSVETELRRALDRDQLRLFYQPLIDLKSGKVAGFEALARWTHEDRGEISPSEFIPVAEESGLILQLGRWALDKATQTLAGWDREAGGPLPIYVGVNLSAIQVARDDVAGAVAEALRSSGLAGNRLTLELTESSIVQDPGRATRVFDALKALDTTVAMDDFGTGYSSLAYLQRLPIDVLKIDRSFVSAMMVDPDSVAIVRAVLSLAEALGMSTTAEGIESVELATTLAALGCASGQGFYFARPLEAEAAADYWKTRRR; encoded by the coding sequence GATTCACGGGGTCAACGACCGGTTTTTCAAGCTTGCGGGTTGTGCCGGCGCGCCGGAAAGGTTCGTCAGCATTTTCCGGCATTATGCGGCAGGGCCGGGCGGCGATTTCATCCGCAATTATCTGAAGTCCGGCGGCGACGCCTGCGACGAGATGGAATTCGACGACGGCGATGGGCCGCGCCGTCGGTTCATGAAGATGAAGCTGGCACCGCTTCGCTCGCTGAATTGCGATGAACCCAGGTGCCTGATCAGCGTCGTCGACCGCACCGTCGAAGTGCAGGCCGAGCATGCGTTGCGCGCGGAAATGGTTCGCGACAGCCTGACCGGCCTGGCCAACCGGCTTGGCTTCACCGAGACCATCGAAAAGGTCGTCGACGCGAGCGTGAAGGACGCCGAACATGCCGTCCTGGTCGTCGACCTGCTACGTTTTTCCCGAATCAACGAAAGCATGGGCAGCATCGCGGGCGACGAGCTGCTCATCACCTTCGCCCGGCGGCTGATGTCGGCGCTGCGCGGCGGCGACGTTCTGGCGCGCACCGGCGGCAACGAGTTCGGGATCCTCGTGGCGCTCGGGCGCGGGGCCGAAGATGCGCTGGCCGCGGCCGATCGGATCCAGCAGGTGATGTCGGCGCCGTTCACCATTTCCGACCTGGAAATACAGGTTGAGTGCGCGATCGGACTGGCGCTGATCCACGCCGGCGACGATGCGGAAGACCTGTTCCGCAACGCGCAATTCGCCGTCAAGCAAGCCAAGCAAAGCGGGCGGCCCCAAATCTATGAGCCGAAGGAAGCAAGCCTGGCGCGGCGCCGGTTCTCCGTCGAAACGGAACTTCGCCGAGCGCTTGATCGCGACCAGCTCAGGCTGTTCTACCAACCGCTGATTGACCTGAAATCGGGCAAGGTTGCAGGGTTTGAGGCGCTGGCTCGCTGGACCCATGAAGATCGCGGCGAAATCAGCCCGTCGGAATTCATTCCGGTGGCCGAGGAAAGCGGGCTGATCCTTCAGCTCGGCCGCTGGGCGCTGGACAAGGCGACGCAAACGCTGGCCGGTTGGGACCGCGAAGCGGGCGGACCGCTGCCAATCTATGTCGGCGTCAACCTTTCGGCGATTCAGGTCGCGCGCGACGATGTCGCTGGCGCCGTCGCCGAAGCGCTGCGATCGAGCGGGCTTGCCGGCAATCGGCTGACGCTTGAGTTGACCGAAAGCTCGATCGTTCAGGACCCGGGCCGCGCTACGCGCGTGTTCGACGCGCTCAAGGCGCTCGATACGACGGTGGCGATGGATGACTTCGGCACTGGCTATTCGAGCCTTGCCTACCTCCAGCGGCTGCCGATCGACGTGCTCAAGATCGACCGCAGCTTCGTGTCCGCAATGATGGTCGATCCCGACAGCGTCGCCATCGTCCGCGCGGTGCTCAGCCTGGCCGAGGCTTTGGGCATGTCGACCACTGCGGAAGGGATCGAGAGCGTCGAACTGGCGACGACCCTGGCCGCCTTGGGATGCGCGAGCGGGCAGGGCTTCTACTTCGCCAGGCCCCTGGAGGCGGAAGCGGCCGCCGACTATTGGAAAACCCGCCGCCGTTAG
- a CDS encoding LuxR C-terminal-related transcriptional regulator produces the protein MAFGSIDAIIDGSPMAAVVTDPHQPDNPIVAANQAFCDLTGYAREEIIGRNCRFLAGSGTEPWMTQELRDAMAGRRPTLVEILNYKKDGSPFRNGVMITPLFGQDGELAWFLGSQVDLGPGEGSFVARRQRAEHLIGQLSPRQREVLELMSSGLLNKQIAGDLGLSEKTVKMHRALMFRRLGVTTTAEAVRTAVEAGL, from the coding sequence ATGGCCTTTGGCAGTATCGACGCGATTATCGACGGCAGCCCCATGGCGGCGGTCGTCACCGATCCGCACCAGCCGGACAACCCGATCGTGGCGGCGAACCAGGCGTTCTGCGACCTGACCGGCTATGCCCGCGAAGAGATTATCGGGCGCAACTGCCGTTTCCTCGCCGGTAGCGGCACCGAGCCCTGGATGACCCAGGAGCTGCGCGACGCAATGGCCGGCCGGCGGCCGACGCTGGTCGAGATCCTCAATTACAAGAAGGACGGTTCGCCATTCCGTAACGGAGTGATGATCACGCCCTTGTTTGGGCAGGATGGCGAGCTAGCCTGGTTCCTTGGCTCCCAGGTTGATCTCGGACCGGGCGAGGGCAGCTTCGTTGCGCGCCGGCAGCGCGCCGAGCATCTGATCGGGCAGTTGTCGCCGCGGCAGCGGGAAGTGCTGGAACTGATGTCCAGCGGCCTGCTCAACAAGCAGATTGCCGGCGACCTTGGCCTGAGCGAGAAAACGGTCAAGATGCACCGGGCCCTGATGTTTCGGCGGCTTGGCGTGACAACTACCGCGGAGGCGGTTCGGACCGCGGTCGAGGCCGGGCTTTAG
- a CDS encoding DUF4402 domain-containing protein, whose amino-acid sequence MVGHWARIAWVTALVALPCAAPAAAATITATTSAKVVKPLVLNRLQDLDLGTVMLGSGSFSGATLSLSAGGVRTCPVQITCSGATQVAAYNVAGTNNMVVRISTPDVLLVNQSDGSKTLQLTVDGPTSVVLTSSGPPGVDFQLGGSIKLDSTTAPGLYQGTFNVTVDY is encoded by the coding sequence ATGGTGGGACACTGGGCCAGGATTGCATGGGTCACGGCGCTTGTTGCGCTGCCCTGCGCCGCGCCCGCGGCTGCCGCCACGATTACCGCCACCACCTCGGCCAAGGTGGTCAAACCGTTGGTGCTCAACCGCCTCCAGGACCTCGACCTAGGGACGGTCATGCTCGGCTCGGGAAGCTTCAGCGGCGCAACCCTCAGCCTGTCCGCCGGCGGCGTGCGTACCTGCCCCGTGCAAATCACCTGCTCCGGTGCAACCCAAGTCGCGGCTTACAATGTGGCCGGGACCAATAACATGGTAGTCCGCATCTCCACGCCGGACGTCCTTCTGGTCAACCAGAGTGACGGGTCGAAGACATTGCAGCTGACGGTCGACGGGCCGACCTCAGTGGTGCTGACCAGCTCCGGCCCGCCGGGCGTCGATTTCCAGCTGGGCGGCTCGATCAAGCTGGATTCGACGACCGCGCCTGGACTCTATCAAGGGACGTTCAACGTTACCGTCGACTATTGA
- a CDS encoding CCA tRNA nucleotidyltransferase, whose translation MTIDVSLWAQVPGMSRILEALGANEGEVRYVGGCVRDRLLSLPVSDIDLATRLLPEDVVRRLEQARVKVVPTGIEHGTVTAISEGHVVEVTTLRRDVSTDGRRATVAFTDDWKEDAARRDFTINALMADALTGELSDYFGGLEDIAERRVRFIGDPLRRIAEDHLRILRFFRFHARFAGDVVDAAALQACTARANDLMALSRERIADELLKLLAVDDPSATVAMMIECGIFRPVLPEIEADALPRLSLLVRAEAEAKLPAAPVRRLSALLPRDAATAERVAARLKLSNKARKRLACAAEEDVGGDARALAYRIGVECAVDRLLLGAKGEAAIAIAGWAPPRLPIGGGALIDRGVTQGPDVAHTLKRIEEMWVEAGFPTGDEFEQIVDAAVEQRQTGR comes from the coding sequence ATGACCATCGACGTCAGTCTTTGGGCGCAGGTGCCCGGTATGTCGCGCATCCTCGAAGCCTTGGGCGCGAATGAAGGCGAGGTCCGCTACGTCGGCGGCTGCGTCCGCGACCGGCTGCTATCGCTTCCGGTCAGCGACATCGACCTGGCAACGCGGCTGTTGCCCGAAGACGTCGTGCGCCGGCTGGAGCAGGCGCGGGTCAAGGTGGTCCCGACCGGGATCGAGCACGGCACGGTGACCGCGATCAGCGAGGGTCATGTCGTCGAAGTGACGACCCTGCGCCGCGACGTGAGCACCGACGGACGGCGAGCGACGGTCGCCTTCACCGATGACTGGAAAGAGGATGCGGCCCGCCGCGACTTCACGATCAACGCGTTGATGGCCGATGCGCTGACCGGCGAACTGTCCGATTATTTCGGCGGGCTTGAAGACATCGCGGAGCGCCGGGTCCGCTTTATCGGCGATCCCCTGCGGCGCATTGCCGAAGACCATCTGCGGATATTGCGCTTCTTCCGCTTCCACGCGCGCTTCGCCGGAGACGTCGTCGATGCCGCAGCGCTCCAGGCCTGCACCGCCCGCGCCAATGACCTGATGGCCCTTTCGCGGGAGCGGATTGCCGATGAACTGCTGAAGCTGCTGGCGGTCGACGATCCGTCCGCGACCGTCGCGATGATGATCGAATGCGGCATATTCCGCCCGGTGCTGCCGGAGATCGAAGCGGACGCCCTGCCCCGCCTTTCGCTCCTGGTCAGGGCCGAAGCCGAGGCCAAATTGCCGGCCGCGCCGGTGCGCCGGCTGTCGGCGCTGCTTCCGCGCGACGCCGCGACGGCCGAACGGGTCGCGGCCCGGCTCAAGCTGTCCAACAAGGCGCGCAAGCGCTTGGCCTGCGCGGCGGAGGAAGACGTTGGCGGCGATGCAAGGGCGCTCGCCTACCGGATCGGCGTCGAGTGCGCCGTCGACCGCCTGCTATTGGGCGCCAAGGGCGAGGCCGCGATCGCAATCGCCGGCTGGGCGCCGCCTCGCCTGCCGATCGGCGGCGGGGCGCTGATCGATCGCGGGGTCACGCAGGGCCCGGACGTCGCGCACACCTTGAAACGCATCGAAGAAATGTGGGTCGAGGCCGGCTTTCCCACCGGGGACGAATTCGAGCAAATCGTGGATGCGGCGGTGGAGCAACGGCAAACGGGCCGTTAA
- a CDS encoding CoA pyrophosphatase — MTLAERLRATLSAEPAEPPLTGDLAEQELGPSTAAAVLVAVTDREEPGILLTVRREDMRTHAGQIAFPGGRIDPGEGVVAAALREAHEELGIDPAGADVIGTTDEYRTVTGYVVTPVLAVIPPDLALRPHDREVAAWFEAPMAHLLDAANHRRESAVFRGATRDYYVVDWQGRRIWGATAAMLVNLSRRLQWR, encoded by the coding sequence ATGACCCTGGCCGAGCGGCTGCGCGCCACCCTTTCCGCGGAGCCCGCCGAGCCGCCGCTGACAGGCGACCTTGCCGAGCAGGAGCTGGGGCCAAGCACGGCGGCGGCTGTGCTCGTCGCGGTCACCGATCGAGAGGAGCCGGGGATCCTGCTCACCGTGCGGCGCGAGGACATGCGGACTCACGCCGGGCAGATCGCCTTTCCGGGCGGGCGGATCGACCCGGGCGAAGGCGTGGTCGCAGCGGCCCTTCGCGAAGCGCATGAGGAATTGGGGATCGACCCCGCCGGCGCCGACGTAATCGGCACTACCGACGAATATCGTACCGTCACCGGCTATGTCGTGACCCCGGTGCTGGCCGTGATCCCGCCCGACCTGGCGCTGCGGCCGCATGACCGTGAGGTGGCAGCCTGGTTCGAAGCGCCCATGGCGCACCTGCTCGACGCCGCCAACCACCGCCGCGAGAGCGCGGTTTTCCGCGGCGCAACACGCGACTATTACGTGGTGGATTGGCAGGGGCGGCGGATTTGGGGAGCGACTGCGGCAATGCTTGTGAACCTGTCGCGGCGCCTCCAGTGGCGATGA
- a CDS encoding DUF1285 domain-containing protein has protein sequence MPMPETRPPLDLAGLTLADLEAYNADRKLPPVDKWNPSHCGDSQMRIARDGTWYHQGAPIRRPAMVRLFSTILRREPDGRHVLVTPVEKLDIDVESTAFRAIEMTTEGEGAARRVALKLDSGDGLVIGPEHALTMAGEGEAPRVAVRHGLEAELSRPVYYELAEIALAEAGDPPGFWSDGQHFALNAA, from the coding sequence ATGCCGATGCCTGAAACGCGACCACCGCTGGACCTTGCCGGGCTGACCCTCGCCGATCTCGAAGCCTATAATGCCGATCGCAAGCTGCCGCCGGTGGACAAGTGGAACCCGTCGCATTGCGGGGATTCCCAGATGAGGATCGCTCGCGACGGCACCTGGTACCATCAGGGCGCGCCCATTCGCCGGCCGGCCATGGTCAGGCTGTTTTCGACCATCCTTCGCCGGGAGCCGGACGGGCGCCATGTCCTCGTCACCCCGGTCGAAAAGCTAGACATCGACGTCGAAAGCACGGCGTTCCGAGCCATTGAGATGACGACGGAAGGCGAAGGCGCGGCACGGCGGGTGGCGCTCAAGCTCGATTCGGGCGATGGCCTCGTCATCGGCCCCGAGCATGCCTTGACCATGGCCGGCGAAGGCGAAGCGCCACGCGTCGCCGTCAGGCATGGCCTGGAAGCGGAGCTGTCGCGCCCGGTTTATTACGAGCTTGCCGAGATCGCCTTGGCCGAGGCCGGCGACCCGCCCGGTTTCTGGAGCGACGGGCAGCACTTTGCGCTGAATGCCGCATGA
- a CDS encoding SDR family oxidoreductase: MDEPGTAIVTGAGKRVGETIARSLLESGWKVIAHVRRDSDEAPDGAVKVAAELADINVARRIFDAAHGLPPVRLLVNNASRFAWDSMADFDAGEFDAHMHVNVRAPLLLSAELARRHAGGDALIVNVLDAKLATPNPDFLSYTVSKQALAGFTELGARALAGRGIRMNAIAPALMLRSPGQSEANFDRMHRRNPLGRGVTPDDVAKSVAYLWSCKTITGDVLMLDGGLRFAPPARDVQFLED; the protein is encoded by the coding sequence ATGGATGAACCCGGCACAGCAATCGTCACCGGCGCCGGCAAGCGCGTCGGCGAGACCATTGCCCGATCGCTGCTGGAAAGCGGCTGGAAGGTCATTGCGCACGTTCGGCGCGATTCGGACGAAGCGCCTGATGGCGCAGTGAAGGTCGCCGCCGAACTGGCGGACATCAATGTCGCGCGGCGGATTTTCGATGCTGCCCATGGCCTTCCGCCGGTGCGGCTGCTGGTCAACAACGCCAGCCGCTTCGCCTGGGATTCGATGGCGGACTTCGACGCCGGCGAGTTCGACGCGCACATGCACGTCAATGTGCGGGCGCCCTTGCTGTTGTCGGCGGAGCTGGCACGGCGTCACGCGGGCGGGGATGCCCTGATCGTCAACGTCCTCGACGCCAAGCTGGCTACGCCGAACCCGGATTTCCTGAGCTACACCGTGTCCAAGCAGGCGCTCGCCGGCTTCACGGAGCTTGGCGCGCGGGCGCTGGCTGGGCGGGGAATTCGAATGAACGCCATCGCCCCGGCGCTGATGCTTCGGTCGCCCGGCCAGAGCGAGGCGAACTTCGACCGAATGCATCGCCGCAACCCGCTCGGGCGCGGAGTGACGCCGGACGATGTGGCCAAAAGCGTCGCTTATCTCTGGTCGTGCAAGACCATCACCGGCGACGTGCTGATGCTTGATGGCGGGCTGCGGTTCGCGCCGCCGGCGCGCGACGTGCAATTCCTGGAGGATTGA
- a CDS encoding dihydroneopterin aldolase, whose protein sequence is MVPLHLLPKQARIIVEDLEIQADIGFHPFEIGSPQRLLVTVEVLLDHATPPADDDPANAWDYDFVREQVIALAVQRRHNLQETLAYNIYLGLAGLRGVRALRVRTAKPDVYPDTRAVGVEYSSLP, encoded by the coding sequence ATGGTGCCCCTGCATTTGCTGCCGAAGCAGGCGCGAATCATCGTCGAGGATTTAGAAATCCAGGCCGACATTGGGTTTCACCCGTTTGAAATCGGGTCGCCGCAACGCTTGCTCGTCACCGTCGAAGTGCTGCTCGATCACGCGACGCCGCCCGCCGACGACGACCCGGCGAATGCCTGGGATTACGATTTCGTTCGCGAGCAAGTGATCGCACTCGCCGTGCAGCGCCGGCACAATCTGCAGGAAACCTTGGCCTATAACATCTATTTAGGCCTGGCTGGGCTGCGCGGGGTTCGCGCGCTTCGGGTGCGCACCGCCAAGCCCGACGTTTACCCGGACACGCGCGCGGTCGGCGTCGAATATTCTTCGTTGCCGTGA
- a CDS encoding energy transducer TonB — translation MSYANRKELSGNRTAAIVVVALIHLLLGYAIVTGLAYNVIKKAAADLKTFDVEEPPPPPEEPPPPPEDMPDVPPPPMQPPPVVRVNTPPPPIRVQESTVIPEPRPLPPIATPPGPPTPPRPPAPPAKAQSAVSAKGDLRSLFSGDDFPAGVEDEGTTQATLSIGTDGRVSNCSITRSSGSRALDSATCRVLKSRARFTPARDSSGNPISDTITTPLIRWVLPE, via the coding sequence ATGTCCTACGCCAACCGTAAAGAGCTCAGCGGCAACCGTACCGCGGCGATCGTCGTCGTCGCGCTGATCCACCTGCTGCTCGGCTATGCGATCGTTACGGGCCTTGCCTACAATGTGATCAAGAAGGCCGCGGCCGACTTGAAAACGTTCGACGTCGAGGAACCGCCGCCCCCGCCCGAAGAGCCGCCGCCACCGCCGGAAGACATGCCTGACGTGCCGCCGCCGCCGATGCAGCCGCCGCCCGTGGTCCGGGTCAATACGCCGCCGCCGCCCATTCGGGTTCAGGAATCGACCGTGATTCCCGAACCGAGGCCGCTGCCGCCAATTGCGACCCCGCCGGGACCGCCGACGCCGCCACGTCCGCCAGCTCCGCCAGCAAAAGCGCAGTCGGCGGTGAGTGCAAAGGGAGACCTCCGTTCGCTCTTTTCGGGAGATGACTTCCCGGCAGGTGTCGAAGACGAAGGTACCACCCAAGCCACCTTGAGTATTGGAACTGACGGTCGTGTCTCAAACTGCTCAATTACGCGATCGTCTGGTAGTCGCGCTTTGGACAGCGCAACTTGTCGGGTGCTGAAAAGTCGCGCGCGGTTCACTCCCGCTCGAGATTCAAGCGGAAATCCAATTTCGGACACGATTACCACGCCGTTGATCAGGTGGGTGTTACCTGAGTAA
- a CDS encoding MotA/TolQ/ExbB proton channel family protein produces MSFIALTASAATASGENPYGLLPALQQGGVIAWSVFIILVGMSIFSFYILFTKLMQQQKIIAQGRKVRSSFWNSPNLREAATKLEARSAYRSIVDDALVAQEQHGKLTDPIDQHDWMANSLARSQGAIGSRLGEGLAFLATVGSTAPFIGLFGTVIGIYRALIKIGAAGQASIDAVAGPVGEALIMTALGLVVAVPAVLAYNWLLRRNKSIMEDLAAFTNDLHGYLMSDGKVKPRIATGGKGDVGNSTTTAGSTSSRTQQPLRTGSTQSGSQASSTTGV; encoded by the coding sequence ATGTCCTTCATCGCTCTTACAGCTTCTGCCGCTACTGCCAGTGGCGAGAACCCATACGGTCTTCTGCCTGCGCTTCAGCAGGGCGGTGTCATCGCCTGGTCGGTGTTCATCATCCTGGTCGGCATGTCGATCTTCTCCTTCTACATCCTGTTCACCAAGCTGATGCAGCAGCAGAAGATCATCGCGCAGGGCCGCAAGGTGCGTTCCAGCTTCTGGAACTCGCCGAACCTGCGCGAAGCCGCGACCAAGCTTGAGGCGCGCAGCGCTTACCGCTCGATCGTCGACGATGCGCTGGTTGCCCAGGAACAGCACGGCAAGCTGACCGACCCGATCGACCAGCACGATTGGATGGCGAACAGCCTGGCCCGCAGTCAGGGCGCGATCGGTTCGCGCTTGGGTGAAGGCCTGGCCTTCCTTGCCACGGTCGGTTCGACGGCGCCGTTCATCGGTCTGTTCGGTACCGTCATCGGCATCTACCGCGCGCTGATCAAGATCGGTGCCGCCGGCCAGGCGTCGATCGACGCGGTTGCCGGCCCGGTCGGCGAAGCGCTGATCATGACCGCGCTCGGTCTGGTCGTCGCGGTTCCCGCCGTGCTTGCCTACAACTGGCTGCTGCGCCGCAATAAGTCGATCATGGAAGACCTCGCGGCCTTCACGAACGACCTGCACGGCTACCTGATGTCGGACGGAAAGGTGAAGCCGCGCATCGCCACCGGTGGCAAGGGTGACGTCGGCAATTCGACCACCACTGCCGGTTCGACGAGCAGCCGCACCCAGCAGCCGCTGCGCACGGGCTCGACCCAGTCGGGTTCGCAGGCGAGCAGCACGACTGGCGTATAA
- a CDS encoding ExbD/TolR family protein, whose amino-acid sequence MAMKVGSGEGEDEAISDINVIPLADTMLVMLIIFLIAVPVVLQSVPVKLPSVRYEATTTKPENVNLSVHGTPDGNCAVYWGVQKVDSKELLERAVKKLEDTIKAVGGVENVTDENMPEAHIRGDINTPYKCVGGAIITMQRAGFARVGFISEPAPQSGVRVQ is encoded by the coding sequence ATGGCAATGAAAGTTGGCTCCGGCGAAGGCGAAGACGAAGCCATCTCCGACATCAACGTCATCCCGCTGGCTGACACGATGCTGGTGATGCTGATCATCTTCCTGATCGCGGTTCCGGTCGTGTTGCAGAGCGTCCCCGTGAAGCTTCCGTCGGTCCGCTACGAAGCGACCACGACGAAGCCCGAAAACGTCAACCTTTCGGTCCACGGCACTCCGGACGGCAACTGCGCGGTCTATTGGGGCGTCCAGAAGGTCGATAGCAAGGAGCTCCTGGAGCGCGCGGTCAAGAAGCTGGAGGACACCATCAAGGCGGTCGGCGGCGTCGAAAACGTGACTGACGAGAACATGCCCGAGGCGCACATCCGCGGCGACATCAACACGCCGTACAAGTGTGTCGGCGGCGCGATTATCACCATGCAACGCGCAGGATTCGCCCGCGTCGGATTCATCTCCGAGCCGGCACCGCAGTCCGGCGTCCGCGTCCAGTAG
- a CDS encoding ExbD/TolR family protein, whose translation MTVKQGDSEGEPMNDMNVVPLIDVLLVLLIMFIITIPVQSHAVKLDLPVNQNNVNPPPVDPVKNKIVITGDDKILWNGNPVTMDQLRLYLDTTQQMDPTPELHLQPDSKARYEMVDEVLAVTKRARVEKMGFVGNEYYMNVF comes from the coding sequence ATGACCGTCAAGCAAGGCGACTCCGAAGGCGAACCGATGAACGACATGAATGTCGTTCCGTTGATCGATGTTCTCCTGGTGCTGCTGATAATGTTCATCATCACCATTCCGGTGCAGAGCCACGCGGTGAAGCTCGACCTTCCGGTGAACCAGAACAATGTGAACCCACCGCCGGTCGATCCGGTCAAGAACAAGATCGTCATTACCGGTGACGACAAGATCCTGTGGAACGGCAACCCGGTGACGATGGACCAGCTCCGCCTGTACCTGGACACCACGCAGCAGATGGACCCGACTCCGGAACTCCACCTGCAGCCGGATTCCAAGGCTCGTTATGAAATGGTCGATGAGGTTCTTGCCGTCACCAAGCGGGCCAGGGTCGAAAAGATGGGTTTCGTCGGCAACGAATATTACATGAACGTCTTCTAG
- the glmU gene encoding bifunctional UDP-N-acetylglucosamine diphosphorylase/glucosamine-1-phosphate N-acetyltransferase GlmU, translated as MSAPHDFAAVVLAAGQGTRMRSDTHKVLHPIAQRPLLLHLLDSIDELGASRRIVVVGKGREQVERAVQVRGVLVAHQAKQKGTGHAVLQARDALGDYDGAVIVLYGDTPFVRASTLQRMLERLDGAGGPGIVVLGSVQDDPAAYGRIIAIGDRILKMVEYKDATEEERAVRLCNSGMMAVRAPDLFRWLEKVGNDNAAGEYYLPDIVNIAAAEGRQAVVIEGDAFETAGVNSRAELAHLEVDWQRRRREQALQDGATLIDPESVWFAFDTRLGRDVTVEPHVVFGAGVAVADGATIKAFSHIEGAAIGARAVIGPFARIRPGTELAEDTKVGNFVEIKQAQVARGAKVNHLSYIGDASVGEKANIGAGTITCNYDGFGKSRTVIGAGAFIGSNSALVAPVTVGDGAIVGAGSVITRDVEADSLALERNEQKGIAGWARRFRERMTKRAAE; from the coding sequence ATGAGTGCACCGCACGATTTCGCCGCTGTCGTCCTTGCCGCTGGGCAGGGCACGCGCATGCGCTCCGACACGCACAAGGTCTTGCATCCGATCGCCCAGCGGCCGCTGCTTTTGCACCTGCTTGACAGCATCGATGAGCTTGGCGCCAGCCGGCGTATCGTCGTCGTCGGCAAGGGCCGCGAGCAGGTCGAGCGCGCGGTCCAGGTACGCGGCGTCCTCGTCGCGCATCAGGCGAAGCAGAAAGGCACCGGCCACGCGGTGTTGCAGGCCCGCGATGCGCTTGGCGACTATGATGGCGCCGTCATCGTCCTCTACGGCGACACGCCCTTCGTCCGTGCTTCCACCTTGCAGCGAATGCTGGAGCGGCTGGACGGGGCAGGCGGTCCGGGGATCGTCGTCCTGGGATCGGTCCAGGACGATCCGGCGGCCTACGGGCGCATCATCGCCATCGGCGATCGCATCTTGAAGATGGTCGAATATAAGGACGCGACCGAGGAGGAACGGGCGGTTCGCCTATGCAATTCGGGCATGATGGCGGTGCGCGCGCCCGACCTGTTCCGCTGGCTCGAAAAGGTCGGCAACGACAATGCCGCGGGCGAATATTACCTGCCCGACATCGTCAACATCGCCGCCGCCGAAGGGCGCCAGGCGGTCGTGATCGAAGGCGATGCGTTCGAAACCGCCGGGGTCAACAGCCGCGCCGAACTGGCGCACCTGGAGGTCGACTGGCAGCGCCGCCGGCGTGAGCAGGCGCTTCAGGACGGTGCAACCCTGATCGACCCGGAAAGCGTCTGGTTCGCGTTCGACACCAGGCTCGGCCGCGACGTGACAGTCGAACCGCACGTCGTCTTCGGCGCTGGTGTCGCGGTCGCCGACGGCGCCACGATCAAGGCCTTCAGCCACATCGAAGGCGCCGCGATCGGCGCGCGCGCGGTGATCGGCCCCTTCGCCCGCATCCGGCCCGGGACCGAGCTGGCCGAGGACACCAAGGTCGGCAACTTCGTCGAGATCAAGCAGGCGCAGGTCGCCCGCGGCGCCAAGGTCAATCACCTTAGCTACATCGGCGACGCCAGCGTCGGTGAGAAAGCCAACATCGGCGCCGGGACGATCACCTGCAATTACGACGGGTTCGGCAAGTCGCGGACGGTGATCGGCGCAGGGGCGTTCATCGGTTCGAACAGCGCGCTGGTCGCGCCGGTGACGGTCGGCGACGGCGCGATCGTCGGCGCCGGATCGGTCATCACGCGCGATGTCGAAGCCGACAGCTTGGCCCTCGAACGCAACGAACAAAAGGGAATCGCCGGCTGGGCCCGCCGCTTCCGTGAACGGATGACAAAAAGGGCAGCTGAGTAA